The following is a genomic window from Bacillus sp. BGMRC 2118.
TTTTCAACAGCCTCTTTAAATTCTGTTACTGCTTCTTGGGACATTTCTTCTCTCATATTCATAAAAAGCTGTGTACGATTATACTTTAACACATGCATAAGTAGAAGCTCTCCCGCTTTCGCTTCTCTTCCTGCAGACTCTAAAAAAGAAGAAGCCCAGTTCAGGGCTTCATATACTTTCGAAATCATATTACTCAGCCTGCTCCATACGGGATGCCTGGTCTTCCATGATTAATGCGTTAATCACTTCATCCAGCTTTCCTTGTAGGATTTGATCAAGCTTTTGAATCGTTAATCCGATACGGTGATCGGTTACACGATTTTGCGGGAAGTTGTACGTACGGATACGTTCAGAGCGGTCACCTGTACCCACCGCTGATTTACGAGTAGCATCCAGTTCAGACTGAATTTCTCGTTGGATTTTATCGTATACACGCGCACGTAATACCTTCATTGCTTTTTCTTTATTCTTAATTTGAGACTTTTCATCCTGACACGATACTACCGTATTAGTCGGAATATGAGTAAGACGTACAGCAGACATCGTTGTATTTACCGATTGTCCACCAGCTCCACTTGATGCAAACGTATCTACACGGACGTCCTTATCATGAATTTCCACTTCTACCTCTTCTGCTTCTGGAAGAGCAGCAACTGTAGCCGTTGATGTATGAATACGTCCACCTGATTCTGTTTCCGGAACACGTTGAACACGGTGTGCACCATTTTCAAATTTAAGTTTTGAATAGGCACCTTTACCGTTAATCATAAAAATAATTTCCTTGTAGCCACCTACACCAGTAGATGAAGCTTCAATCACTTCAGTCTTCCAGCCCTGAGCCTCAGCAAATCGGGAATACATACGATAAAGGTCCCCTGCAAATAGCGCAGCTTCATCTCCACCCGCAGCTCCACGAATCTCAACGATAACGTTCTTATCATCATTCGGGTCTTTCGGTAATAATAACACTCGTAATTGCTCTTCAAGATCCGTAATTTGGTCCTCAAGCTCTTTTACCTCAAGCTTCACCATCTCACGCATCTCAGCGTCCAGCTTTTCCTCAAGCATTTCCTTAGCATCCGCTAATTGCTCACGAGCACTCTTATATTCACGGTAAGCCATTACCGTATCCTGTATATCCGATTGTTCCTTTGAATATTCACGAAGCTTCTTCGGATCATTCACAATATCCGGATCACTCAAAAGCTCATTCAAACGTTCATAACGATCTTCTACCGCCTGCAAACGATCTAGCACGACAATTCACCTCATTTTTTTGCCATAACATTCTAATTATAGTATAGAGAAAATGCGTAGTCAAAGCAAATCATGTTGGTGCCTGTCACTTGTCGAGTTTTAGTGATTCATCTCGTGCAGCATGTACTTTTCCCTTACTACTTCTGTTTTGATTTCAAAATACGTTTTATATTTTTCTCTTTTTTCCACTTCTGTTCCTGTAAATATAGCGAGTAATACTGAGGGACTAAGGAAGTAAGGTGGGTATTTTTCCTTTCCACCGAGGTAACGAAAACTGCTGTACGGGTAATCTTCTGGCTGTTCAACAACTTTTGCCCTGACAGGGTTTAGATGGATATATCTGCTTACCTCTAACATACCAAATGTATTCGGGATAGGATCACTGAAGAATCGGCTTTCAAACACATGACCTGTTAAACGATAACGGTTGTTATAGTAGCTTGCGTACCGTTTATTGATAATTGCCATTAGTGTGGATAAAGATGTAGTGGTTGTCTTAAGCTGAAGATGATAATGATTCGTCATTAAACAATAAGAGGCTAGTTCAAATGGGTGGTTTAACATTGTCTTACTCAGTATAGAAAGAAATACACGAAAGTCCCGATCATCTAAATACAATGCATCTCTTCGGTTTCCTCTAGATACAACATGGTAAAACATTTCCGGATTCCATAAACGCTTGTTTCGCGGCATAACTTCACTCCTTTGGAGGTAACTGCCGCTAATCTAAACCGTCACTTTAGTAGAAGATCTATTCATTAATTCGTTACAGGGGTATGATTCTCCTGCTAAATATAAATAAAATTCGACAAAAACCGGGTGGTGCCTGGCACCACCCGATCTACTACCTATTCCCATCTCCATCATGTACGCGTACGTGGATATGGTAGCGCGGGACAGCTTTGGTGATGTCTTTTAGTAGTTTGTGTCTTAGTTTATCTTTGTCATCTTCGTTGAATGATTTTGCCGAGTGTACGGTAACATAGGCATCGTTTCCGTTTATAAAGACAGAGCCAGGTGTGACATCTTTGTGCATATCGATTACTTCTCTAATTTTATCTTGGTCAGTACCGATATTCGGTCTGCTTTCTGTCACGTTAATATAATTGTTAGGACTCTGGTTTGGTATGAACTCTTCATCTGCTTCCAGGTCTCGTTCATAAAATCCGTCTTTGTTCGTGCCACTTTTCATTAGCCTTGCACCGTTAGCATCTTCTGTTGTTTGAGTATTGGAACATGCCGCACTTATCAATACGAGTAAACCTATGCAAAAAAGCAGTATGCTTCTCATCGTCTATCCCTCCTATGGATAGGTTCCCCTCTGAGTGCATACTGCTTACATGGAAATTTTAGTATGTTTCTTGTTTTAATGATAAGCTCATTGGCTTGTTCTTTACTTCATGACAATGTCTACAACGCGGCTCATACGATTCCGATGCACCAACTAAAATGATTGGATCATCATATGAAGCAGGGTTCCCGTTGATTAAACGCTGTGTACGGCTAGCTGGTGAACCGCATGATTGACATACAGCCTGCAATTTCGTCACATGCTCTGCTATTGCCATAAGCCTCGGTACTGGACCAAACGGCTCCCCTTTAAAATCTTGGTCTAGTCCGGCAACAATCACACGATGCCCACGATTAGCCAGAATTTCGACAACCTCTAAAATATCCTCATCGAAAAACTGAACCTCGTCGATTGCGACTACATCAACATCTGCTGTCACTAGCTTCACAATATCATGAGAAGAGGATACAGGTCTTGCAATTACAGAAGTACCATTATGCGAGACTACATTTTCTTCACTATAACGATTATCAATTGCTGGTTTATATACTTGGACATGTTGTTTTGCATATTGTGTTCTTTTCACTCGTCTAATGAGTTCTTCAGATTTACCTGAGAACATACTTCCACAAATCACTTCAACCCAACCGCTTTTTCTCATTTCGTACATAACGGGGTCTCTCCCTTCCTACCTAAACAATGTACCATATAACGTTAGTCTGTCATTACATTCATGTATTATAATGGCTATTTTCGCCAAAAAACTTCTATATAAAAAGTAAAAAAGCAGACAAGAGATGAACACACTTGCCTGCCTTTAAGTTTTAAGTTGATAAGCTTGCATTCTATAATAGGGCCTGAATAAACTCCAGAATGACCGGAATTACTTAAGACCGTATTTCTTGTTGAATCGATCTACACGTCCATCAGCAGTAGCAAACTTTTGACGTCCAGTATAGAATGGGTGACATTCGTTACAAACCTCGATTTTAACTTCTTCCATTACAGATCCGCTTTCGAATTCGTTACCACATGCACACTTAACCATAATCTTTTTATAGTTTGGGTGAATTCCTTGTTTCATGTTTTCATCTCCTTCGGCCCTGAAACCTTTTTTGAATCAGAGTAAGTTTTATCACATGAGATCTATAGTAGGCTTAAAAAACCTACAGCTAAAATCACACATGATGAAATTATAACAGGACTAGATTTGTTTTGCAACCTTGCATTTATTGTAAAAAATTACGATCTAGATGATGTACCTTTTTTATCTTCATTCATTAGTTCAAAGAACTCATCATTTGTTTTCGTTGCACGCATTCGCTTCATGAAGCGCTCTGTGAAATCAGGCGCATCGGATAACCCACGGCGAATTAACCATAGTTTCTCTAAATGATCTTTTGGAACAAGTAGTTCTTCTTTTCTCGTACCAGAGCGGCGAATATCGATAGCCGGGAAAATTCTCTTTTCTGCAAGAGAACGATCCAAATGCAGTTCCATATTCCCTGTTCCTTTAAATTCCTCATAAATGACATCATCCATACGTGAACCAGTCTCCACAAGTGCTGTTGCTAAGATTGTTAAGCTTCCGCCTTCTTCAATGTTACGTGCCGCACCGAAGAATCGTTTTGGACGGTGGAACGCTGCAGGATCAATACCACCTGATAACGTACGTCCACTTGGAGGAATTACGAGATTGTATGCTCTCGCTAAACGAGTGATACTATCCATTAATATAATGACATCTTTCTTATGTTCAACTAAACGCATCGCACGTTCTAGTACTAGCTCCGCCACTTTAATATGGTTTTCAGGTACTTCATCAAACGTTGAGCTAACCACATCTCCGGCAACCGATCGCTCGATATCGGTTACTTCCTCAGGACGTTCATCAACTAGCAGGACAATGAGTTCTGCTTCTGGATGATTCGTTGTAATGCTGTTAGCAATTTCCTTTAACAGCATCGTCTTTCCTGCCTTTGGAGGTGCAACAATTAATCCACGTTGTCCGAATCCTACTGGTGCGATCAAATCCATAATTCTTGTTGATAAAGAAGTAGGGCTTGTCTCAAGGACAATTTGACGATCAGGATATAGCGGTGTAAGTGCAGGGAAGTGAACTCGTTCCTTTGCTGTTTCAGGATCCTCGCCATTTACCGCCTCTACATGAAGCAAACCATAGTAACGTTCATTTTCCTTTGGCGGCCTTACCTTCCCGGATACTTTGTCCCCATTTCGAAGATCAAAACGTCTAATTTGAGATGCTGAAATATAAATATCTTCAGAGCTTGGTGAATAATTAATTGGACGTAGAAATCCAAAGCCCTCCGATTGAATAATTTCTAATACACCTTCCATAAACATAAAGCCGTCTTTTTCAGCTTGGGCTTTTAGAATGGAAAAGATTAATTCCTTTTTTGTTAATTTACTGTAGTATGAGATTTTAAAGTTTCTTGCAAGCTCATATAAATCCTTTAGCTTCATTTCTTCTAAATGTGAAAGAGTAAGACTATTACTCATGAAAACACCACTCTTTTGGAATTTTTATGTACGTCACATGCAAGCGCTTATGTATCCATCTTTTCAAAAATACAATATCAAATCTATAGTAGATATGATATAGGATGGAAAGGATAAGATAATTGAGGTTTCTTCGAAGTTATGTTTGAAGAAGTGTGTAAGCGAATGAAACACGTAGCAATTCTTATTTTACCCTTATTTATACGATTTAATCAACACTGTAATGGTAGAAAACATTTAGACAGATTCTGCAACAAAGACAAATAATTTGTCAAAATAACAAGGAGCAGCTCATATTTTGACACTGCTCCTCATTTATTTAGTTTGTTTTTGATAAGAAATTGGATATCTTTTTGTCAATAATAAAATTTAAGCTGACGTGTGCTACTAAAACGTGCAAACACCTTTATTTTAAGGCTTAATCACAAGATTTGGCTTCTTGTTTAAGCTGTGACGGCCATCAATAAAGCGAACTGTCCCTGACTTTGCACGCATAACTAACGATTGCGTTGTCCCACTTGTTCCTGTAAATTGAACACCTCGCAGTAATTCACCATCTGTTACCCCTGTTGCCGCAAAAATCGCATCGTCACCCTTTACTAAATCCTCCATACGAAGAACACGGTTTACATCTTCAATCCCCATCTTCTTACAACGAATTAGTTCTTCTTCTGTTTGCGGCAGAAGCTTTCCTTGGATTTCTCCACCTAGACATTTCAAAGCAACTGCTGCAATGACACCCTCAGGTGCACCGCCTGAACCGAATAAAATGTCTACTCCTGTATGATCAAATGCTGTATTAATGGCACCTGCCACATCACCATCTGTAATTAATTTTATACGAGCTCCAGCTTCCCTAATTTCATTAATAATCTTTTCGTGACGTGGGCGATTTAAAATCGTGGCCACTACGTCTTCAATGTTTTTATTTTTCGCTTTGGCTACGGCCATTAAGTTATCATAAACTGAAGCATTAATATCAATTTTCCCAACAGCCTCTGGACCTACCGCAATTTTATCCATGTACATGTCCGGCGCGTGTAGAAGATTACCATGGTCTGCAACTGCCAATACAGCTAACGCATTCCAGCCACCAGTAGCGACAATATTCGTCCCTTCTAACGGATCGACAGCAACGTCAACACGGGGACCATAACCTGTACCCAGCTTCTCACCGATATAAAGCATTGGCGCTTCATCCATTTCACCTTCACCAATGACAACTGTTCCCTTCATCGGTATTGTATCAAACACATCACGCATAGCAGAGGTTGCTGCATCATCTGCTTCATTTTTTAATCCTCTTCCCATCCACCTTGCTGATGCTAATGCTGCCGCTTCAGTTACTCGGACAAGTTCCATTGATAAACTACGTTCCATTCTCTTCCTCTCCCTTGCCTATCCCGAATCATCATTTTTCTTTTCTTTTGGCTCTGTTAAACGATAATGTTGATTTCCGTGGAAGGTACTCGCTTTCCGCGGGGCGGGCGTTGAGCCTCCTCGTCGCTTTGCTCCTGTGGGGTCTCACCTGTCCCGCTACACCCGCAGGAGTCTCGCACCTTCCACTACAATCAACTTCTGCTTAAAAAATCAACACTGTACTTTAACATAGCCTTTCTTAAAATAAAAATATGTTATACCAATTGTTTGTATCCACAATTAGTATAACATATTTAATGTATTATGTGATTATGAATTTTGCAGCTGTTCGATTTCTTGCTCAGACATGCTTTCGCGCCATATAACAGCTCCTAATCCATTTAGCTTATCAACAAGGTTTTCATAGCCTCGGTCAATGTGTTCAAGACCTGTTACTTCTGTAATTCCTTCTGCCATTAATCCTGCAACAACTAATGCAGCACCTGCTCTGAGGTCACTAGCTCGAACCTTTGCACCTTGTAATTTTGATGGACCATTAATAATGGCTGAACGTCCTTCTACCTTAATGGTGGCATTCATTCTACGAAGCTCATCAATATGTTTAAAGCGTGCACCATAGATTGTGTCCGTTACAATACTAGACCCATTTGCTTTTGTTAAAAGGGAAGTTAACGGTTGCTGTAAGTCAGTCGGGAAACCGGGATAGACGAGAGTCTTAATATCAACAGGCTTTAAATGATCAGTCCCTCGTACTAAGATTTGATCATCCTTTGACTCTATTGAGATACCCATTTCACGTAGTTTCGCAATTAAAGACTCTAAGTGTAATGGTATGACATTATCAATTAACACTTCTTCACCCATTGCCGCTCCAAGAATTAAATAAGTGCCCGCTTCGATACGGTCTGGAATAATAGAGTGTCTGCAGCCATGTAAGGAATCTACACCATCGATACGGATGACATCCGTTCCTGCACCTTTAATTTTTGCACCCATGCTCGTTAAAAGTGTGGCAACATCAATAATTTCCGGTTCCTTTGCTGCATTCTCAATGATTGTACGCCCTTTAGCACGTACCGCTGCAAGCATAATGTTAATCGTTGCACCTACAGACACAACGTCTAAATAAATTCTAGCACCCTTTAATTCATCTGCACGTAAATAAATAGCACCTTGCTCATTTGTCACTTCTGCTCCCAATGCTTCGAATCCTTTAATATGCTGGTCAATCGGACGAGGCCCTAAGTGACATCCACCAGGTAATCCAATCACTGCTTTCTTAAAGCGACCAAGCATCGCTCCCATCAAATAATAGGATGCACGAAGCTTTTTTACCTTTCCATTTGGTAAAGGCATGGAGATCATTCTTGATGGGTCTACAATAATTTCATTTTCATTTAATGAAACTGTTCCACCGATTTCTTGTAATAAATCTGATAAAATTTGCACATCTGAAATATTCGGTAAACCATCTATAATTACGGGAGAATCAGCCAGTATGGTTGCAGGAATTAATGCAACCGCACTATTTTTTGCTCCGCTAACACGAACTGTTCCTCTTAATTTATTGCCACCTTCAATTTTAAGCTTTTCCATATATGTCTCCCTTCTTCCTCAAAGACGCAAGGCTAAATAGACGACTGGCTATTTTGAATAGCCCATCCACAATTCTATTACTTTTTAGTTTACACGAAATGTAAAAAAATATGTAATGATAAGGTAAAATTGTGACAAATTATCTAGCTTAGGAAGAATTAGTATTTTTATTTAATTTTCTACTATCATACCATATAACATACTAATTGTTTAAGGCGATATAACGAACAAAAGCGGCTAGTCCATCATAAGATCGACATTGTAGTTGGTCTACATAAGAGCCAGGGGAATTACTATCAGGGATTCAGGCAAACTCTTAACAGAGGGATTGTAGTTAAATAAAAAGACTCTCCTCTAAAACTTTGTTGCTTTAGTACAATTATTCTGGGTTTACAACCTGATTTAGAAGCAATCTTAGGTTTGATTAGAAAAGAGCAACTCTCTTTTTTTTTAGAAGTATCAAGATACTAAAGTGAAAATTTGGATTTTAGGATTATTACAAATAGCAACAATCTATACGCAGACAATAAAAAAACGGCCATATAGGCCGATTTTTAACGATTCTCCCAATCTGCAAGGAATTGTTCAATTCCCTTATCTGTCAGTGGGTGGTGGAAAATTTGCATGATGACTTTAAATGGTATGGTTGCAATGTGTGCGCCACGAAGTGCTGATTCTGTAATATGTTGTGGATGACGAATAGATGCTGCAATAATCTCAGACTGAATCCCATGAACAAGGAAGATTTCTGCAATTTTTGAGATTAATTCTAATCCATCATGACCGATATCATCAAGTCTACCTAAAAATGGTGATACATACGTCGCACCCGCTCTTGCTGCAAGAAGCGCTTGGTTTGCAGAAAAAATCAGCGTTACGTTTGTCTTAATCCCTAATTCTGTGAAGACTTTTACTGCCTTTAATCCGTCTGGAGTCATTGGCACTTTTACCGTAATGTTCGGTGCAATTGCTGCTAATTTCTTTCCTTCTTCAATCATTTCATCTGCTTTCAGGCTGATTACTTCTGCACTAACCGAACCCGAAACTTCAGCAGTGATTTCTCTTAGGCGATCTTCAAATGAAACACCCTTTTCCTTTGCTACTAATGAAGGGTTTGTTGTGACACCCGCTAAAACTCCTAAAGCATTTGCTTCTCTGATTTCATCAATATTGGCTGTATCAATAAAAAATTTCATGCTTATTCCCCCTAAGTTTAGAAAAACTGTTATTAGTGTTTCTTATGTACGCGTCAAGAAAACCGCCTTTTTGAAGGCGGTCTCCATTTTTTTATGCTCTGTTAGATGAACCAAATTCACGCATTTTACCTTGTACCGTTTCTTTGATTGTATCACGAGCAGGACCTAGGTATTTACGTGGATCGTATTCGTTTGGCTTAGCTGCTAGCACTTCACGTACTTTTGCAGCAGAAGCAATTTGGTTTTCAGTATTCACATTGATTTTAGCTGTTCCAAAGGAAATCGCTTTTTGAATATCCTTTGTTGGGATACCTGTGCCACCATGAAGAACTAAAGGTACACCTGTTGCCTTTCCGATCTCTTCCATTTCCTTAAAACCAAGATTTGGTTCTCCCTTGTAAGGACCATGAACAGAGCCAAGTGCTGGTGCTAGGCAGTCAATTCCTGTACGAGTAACTAACTCTTCACACTCTTTTGGATCAGCATAGATGACACCGTCAGCTACAACGTCATCTTCTTGTCCACCTACCACACCAAGTTCAGCTTCAACTGATACTCCGTGGAAATGCGCAAGCTCTACAACCTTTGTAGTTGTTTCGATATTTTCTTCGAATGGGTGATGAGATGCATCAATCATAACAGATGTAAAACCTGCATGAATGGCTTTTGCACAAGATTCAAAGCTTGAACCATGATCTAAATGAATAGCTACAGGCACTGTAATGTTATAGTCTTCAAGCAACGCCTTAACCATTGCTACAACAGTCTTAAAACCACCCATATAACGAGCAGCACCTTCTGATACTCCTAAAATAACTGGAGAATTTTCTTCTTGAGCCGCAAGTAAAATTGCTTGAGTAAACTCTAAATTGTTTAAGTTAAACTGACCTACAGCATAACCTTCTTCTTTTGCTTTAATAAGCATTTCTTTCATTGAAACTAAAGGCATGTTAAATCCTCCTTATGTATCTATCCTAAGAACCTTGGGATGCATGACAATCACTACTATCATACCCTAGTAACCACTAATTATGTAGCTTCTTGCACTGAAAAAAGCCAAATTAGTGAAAACTATTGGCTCTGGTTTCAGTTTATAGCATACCAACTATTGTCGAAAACGGCAATTCATTAAGTTGGTACATTTTATGAACGAATCGGTAAATACTTTCTGACTGCCTCTCTTATATCATCAATATCAAAAGGCTTCGCAAAATGCGTGATGGCACCAAGGTCCTTTGCTTCTTGAATCATATCCAGTTCACCATAAGCAGTCATGATAATGACTTGGATATCCTTGTCCTTCACTTTCATACGCTTTAATATTTCAATTCCATCCATACCCGGAATTTTCATGTCTAATAAGACAAGTTCAGGAGAATGCTTATCTACGATGTCAAGTGCTTGAAAACCATTTGCAGCTTGAAATGTTTGATAGCCCTCTTTTTGAAATACTTCATTTAATAGAATCCGAA
Proteins encoded in this region:
- the glpX gene encoding class II fructose-bisphosphatase, with amino-acid sequence MERSLSMELVRVTEAAALASARWMGRGLKNEADDAATSAMRDVFDTIPMKGTVVIGEGEMDEAPMLYIGEKLGTGYGPRVDVAVDPLEGTNIVATGGWNALAVLAVADHGNLLHAPDMYMDKIAVGPEAVGKIDINASVYDNLMAVAKAKNKNIEDVVATILNRPRHEKIINEIREAGARIKLITDGDVAGAINTAFDHTGVDILFGSGGAPEGVIAAVALKCLGGEIQGKLLPQTEEELIRCKKMGIEDVNRVLRMEDLVKGDDAIFAATGVTDGELLRGVQFTGTSGTTQSLVMRAKSGTVRFIDGRHSLNKKPNLVIKP
- a CDS encoding response regulator, translating into MVSGKLLIVDDQFGIRILLNEVFQKEGYQTFQAANGFQALDIVDKHSPELVLLDMKIPGMDGIEILKRMKVKDKDIQVIIMTAYGELDMIQEAKDLGAITHFAKPFDIDDIREAVRKYLPIRS
- the rho gene encoding transcription termination factor Rho, with the protein product MSNSLTLSHLEEMKLKDLYELARNFKISYYSKLTKKELIFSILKAQAEKDGFMFMEGVLEIIQSEGFGFLRPINYSPSSEDIYISASQIRRFDLRNGDKVSGKVRPPKENERYYGLLHVEAVNGEDPETAKERVHFPALTPLYPDRQIVLETSPTSLSTRIMDLIAPVGFGQRGLIVAPPKAGKTMLLKEIANSITTNHPEAELIVLLVDERPEEVTDIERSVAGDVVSSTFDEVPENHIKVAELVLERAMRLVEHKKDVIILMDSITRLARAYNLVIPPSGRTLSGGIDPAAFHRPKRFFGAARNIEEGGSLTILATALVETGSRMDDVIYEEFKGTGNMELHLDRSLAEKRIFPAIDIRRSGTRKEELLVPKDHLEKLWLIRRGLSDAPDFTERFMKRMRATKTNDEFFELMNEDKKGTSSRS
- the fsa gene encoding fructose-6-phosphate aldolase; the protein is MKFFIDTANIDEIREANALGVLAGVTTNPSLVAKEKGVSFEDRLREITAEVSGSVSAEVISLKADEMIEEGKKLAAIAPNITVKVPMTPDGLKAVKVFTELGIKTNVTLIFSANQALLAARAGATYVSPFLGRLDDIGHDGLELISKIAEIFLVHGIQSEIIAASIRHPQHITESALRGAHIATIPFKVIMQIFHHPLTDKGIEQFLADWENR
- a CDS encoding UDP-N-acetylglucosamine 1-carboxyvinyltransferase, which codes for MEKLKIEGGNKLRGTVRVSGAKNSAVALIPATILADSPVIIDGLPNISDVQILSDLLQEIGGTVSLNENEIIVDPSRMISMPLPNGKVKKLRASYYLMGAMLGRFKKAVIGLPGGCHLGPRPIDQHIKGFEALGAEVTNEQGAIYLRADELKGARIYLDVVSVGATINIMLAAVRAKGRTIIENAAKEPEIIDVATLLTSMGAKIKGAGTDVIRIDGVDSLHGCRHSIIPDRIEAGTYLILGAAMGEEVLIDNVIPLHLESLIAKLREMGISIESKDDQILVRGTDHLKPVDIKTLVYPGFPTDLQQPLTSLLTKANGSSIVTDTIYGARFKHIDELRRMNATIKVEGRSAIINGPSKLQGAKVRASDLRAGAALVVAGLMAEGITEVTGLEHIDRGYENLVDKLNGLGAVIWRESMSEQEIEQLQNS
- a CDS encoding transposase, coding for MPRNKRLWNPEMFYHVVSRGNRRDALYLDDRDFRVFLSILSKTMLNHPFELASYCLMTNHYHLQLKTTTTSLSTLMAIINKRYASYYNNRYRLTGHVFESRFFSDPIPNTFGMLEVSRYIHLNPVRAKVVEQPEDYPYSSFRYLGGKEKYPPYFLSPSVLLAIFTGTEVEKREKYKTYFEIKTEVVREKYMLHEMNH
- the prfA gene encoding peptide chain release factor 1, with translation MLDRLQAVEDRYERLNELLSDPDIVNDPKKLREYSKEQSDIQDTVMAYREYKSAREQLADAKEMLEEKLDAEMREMVKLEVKELEDQITDLEEQLRVLLLPKDPNDDKNVIVEIRGAAGGDEAALFAGDLYRMYSRFAEAQGWKTEVIEASSTGVGGYKEIIFMINGKGAYSKLKFENGAHRVQRVPETESGGRIHTSTATVAALPEAEEVEVEIHDKDVRVDTFASSGAGGQSVNTTMSAVRLTHIPTNTVVSCQDEKSQIKNKEKAMKVLRARVYDKIQREIQSELDATRKSAVGTGDRSERIRTYNFPQNRVTDHRIGLTIQKLDQILQGKLDEVINALIMEDQASRMEQAE
- the rpmE gene encoding 50S ribosomal protein L31, translated to MKQGIHPNYKKIMVKCACGNEFESGSVMEEVKIEVCNECHPFYTGRQKFATADGRVDRFNKKYGLK
- a CDS encoding fructose-bisphosphate aldolase, translating into MPLVSMKEMLIKAKEEGYAVGQFNLNNLEFTQAILLAAQEENSPVILGVSEGAARYMGGFKTVVAMVKALLEDYNITVPVAIHLDHGSSFESCAKAIHAGFTSVMIDASHHPFEENIETTTKVVELAHFHGVSVEAELGVVGGQEDDVVADGVIYADPKECEELVTRTGIDCLAPALGSVHGPYKGEPNLGFKEMEEIGKATGVPLVLHGGTGIPTKDIQKAISFGTAKINVNTENQIASAAKVREVLAAKPNEYDPRKYLGPARDTIKETVQGKMREFGSSNRA
- a CDS encoding thymidine kinase, which gives rise to MYEMRKSGWVEVICGSMFSGKSEELIRRVKRTQYAKQHVQVYKPAIDNRYSEENVVSHNGTSVIARPVSSSHDIVKLVTADVDVVAIDEVQFFDEDILEVVEILANRGHRVIVAGLDQDFKGEPFGPVPRLMAIAEHVTKLQAVCQSCGSPASRTQRLINGNPASYDDPIILVGASESYEPRCRHCHEVKNKPMSLSLKQETY